Proteins encoded together in one Longimicrobium sp. window:
- the treF gene encoding alpha,alpha-trehalase TreF produces ELPRPAGAGFRADPSRAMEAHLRALWPALTRPPDAPDARSSLVPLPRPYVVPGGRFREVYYWDSYFTMLGLVESGRTDLVRGMLDNFAHLVRTVGHVPNGNRTYYLSRSQPPFFAAMVSLYAAATDTASALAYLEALEAEHAFWMEGAERVAPGEAHRRVARLPDGSLLNRYWDDRPEPRPESYREDHALAQTLPEGRREAFYRDVRAAAESGWDFSSRWMRDPADLRTLETTELVPVDLNSLLYHAERTIAALRAFRGRPGDADVAARFARAAEERRRALLAAAYDPGAGFFHDVRWRTGERVADRPTLAAAAPLYFGLATPEQGRAVATRLERDFLRPGGFVTTPVASGQQWDAPNGWPPLQWLAIEGARRYGRGDLADEARRRWLALVRRTYRSTGRMMEKYDVVDPARPAGGGEYPTQDGFGWTNGVALALLAQEAMRASTSGPSVTVPSRHAGRERRRPAGRF; encoded by the coding sequence CGAGCTTCCCCGGCCCGCCGGCGCGGGCTTCCGGGCCGACCCCTCGCGCGCGATGGAGGCGCACCTCCGCGCGCTCTGGCCCGCGCTCACCCGCCCGCCCGACGCGCCGGACGCGCGCTCCTCGCTGGTCCCGCTCCCACGCCCGTACGTGGTCCCCGGCGGCCGCTTCCGCGAGGTCTACTACTGGGACTCGTACTTCACCATGCTGGGGCTGGTGGAGAGCGGGCGGACGGACCTGGTGCGGGGGATGCTCGACAACTTCGCCCACCTGGTCCGCACGGTGGGGCACGTCCCCAACGGCAACCGCACCTACTACCTGAGCCGCAGCCAGCCGCCGTTCTTCGCCGCCATGGTCTCGCTCTACGCCGCGGCGACCGACACCGCCTCGGCGCTCGCGTACCTAGAGGCGCTGGAGGCGGAGCACGCGTTCTGGATGGAGGGCGCGGAGCGCGTGGCGCCGGGCGAGGCGCACCGCCGCGTGGCGCGCCTGCCGGACGGCTCGCTGCTGAACCGGTACTGGGACGACCGTCCCGAGCCGCGTCCCGAGTCGTACCGCGAGGACCACGCGCTCGCGCAGACGCTCCCCGAGGGAAGGCGCGAGGCGTTCTACCGCGACGTGCGCGCGGCGGCCGAGAGCGGGTGGGACTTCTCCAGCCGCTGGATGCGCGACCCGGCGGACCTGCGCACGCTGGAGACGACCGAGCTCGTGCCGGTGGACCTCAACAGCCTCCTCTACCACGCCGAGCGGACCATCGCGGCGCTGCGGGCCTTCCGCGGCCGCCCGGGCGACGCCGACGTCGCGGCGCGGTTCGCGCGCGCGGCCGAAGAGCGCCGGCGCGCCCTGCTGGCCGCCGCGTACGACCCGGGCGCGGGGTTCTTCCACGACGTCCGCTGGCGCACCGGCGAGCGCGTGGCGGACCGCCCCACCCTGGCCGCGGCCGCCCCGCTCTACTTCGGGCTCGCCACCCCCGAGCAGGGGCGCGCGGTGGCCACCCGCCTAGAGCGCGACTTCCTCCGCCCCGGCGGGTTCGTGACCACCCCCGTCGCCTCGGGCCAGCAGTGGGACGCGCCGAACGGGTGGCCGCCGCTGCAGTGGCTCGCCATCGAGGGCGCGCGCCGCTACGGCCGCGGCGACCTGGCCGACGAGGCCCGCCGCCGCTGGCTGGCGCTCGTCCGGCGGACGTACCGCTCCACGGGGCGGATGATGGAGAAGTACGACGTGGTCGACCCCGCCCGCCCCGCCGGCGGCGGCGAGTACCCCACCCAGGACGGCTTCGGCTGGACCAACGGCGTCGCCCTCGCCCTCCTCGCGCAGGAGGCGATGCGCGCCTCGACATCCGGTCCGTCCGTCACCGTTCCTTCGCGGCACGCCGGACGCGAGAGGCGACGGCCGGCGGGGCGGTTCTGA